One window of Quercus robur chromosome 12, dhQueRobu3.1, whole genome shotgun sequence genomic DNA carries:
- the LOC126708778 gene encoding zinc finger CCCH domain-containing protein 32: protein MDLYGRNSARNGPQSGQQQQQPEWTPSGTETGLEESMWQLGLRGSESYPERQGVPNCVYYMRTGFCGYGSRCRYNHPHDRAAVAEAVRATGEYPERPGEPACQYYLKTGTCKFGASCKFHHPKDGGGSLSQAPPNIYGYPLRPGEKECSYYLKTGHCKFGLTCKFHHPQPAGTSMPASAPQFYPPVQSPSLPTPDQYGGASTSLRVPRPPLIPSSYVQGTYGPLLLPPGVVPIQSWNPYSAPLSPVLSPGAQPAVGPTPLYGVTPLSSSTPALARPYPSFPSSADPSSSNQNQQSFPERPGEPQCQYYMRTGDCKFGSSCRYHHPRDRVVPSTVLSPSGLPLRPGMQHCAFYMQNGHCKFGSTCKFDHPMEAYSPSASSLIDIPIAPYTVGSLLATVAPSSSSSELRPELISGSYPTRMPSSGNTSSSVGLIFSQTGPVSLSEVQHSSQISSPLSGGRSTRQGGEVRRSS from the exons ATGGACTTGTATGGGCGAAACTCGGCCAGAAATGGGCCCCAATCGGGTCAACAACAACAGCAGCCCGAGTGGACCCCTTCTGGTACCGAGACTGGACTCGAAG AGTCGATGTGGCAGTTGGGGTTGAGGGGTAGTGAATCGTACCCGGAGAGACAGGGGGTACCCAATTGTGTGTACTATATGAGAACTGGGTTCTGTGGATATGGTAGTAGATGCCGTTACAATCACCCTCATGATCGCGCCGCG GTTGCAGAAGCAGTAAGAGCTACAGGGGAGTACCCGGAGCGACCAGGGGAACCTGCATGTCAG TATTATTTGAAAACTGGGACGTGTAAATTTGGCGCGTCCTGCAAATTTCACCATCCAAAAGATGGAGGTGGATCATTGAGCCAAGCTCCACCAAATATTTATGGATACCCGTTACGACCG GGTGAGAAAGAATGCTCCTATTATTTGAAAACGGGGCACTGCAAATTTGGTCTAACTTGTAAATTCCATCATCCTCAACCAGCTGGCACCTCAATGCCAGCGTCTGCACCTCAGTTTTATCCACCGGTGCAGTCTCCTTCGCTTCCTACGCCTGACCAGTATGGGGGTGCATCCACCAGCTTGAGAGTTCCTAGGCCTCCGCTAATACCTAGTTCTTATGTGCAAGGAACTTATGGGCCTCTGCTACTTCCCCCAGGGGTTGTTCCTATTCAGAGTTGGAATCCTTATTCG GCACCTCTCAGCCCTGTACTATCTCCTGGTGCTCAACCTGCAGTTGGACCAACTCCTCTGTATGGAGTAACACCATTATCTTCATCAACTCCTGCACTTGCAAGACCTTATCCCTCGTTCCCCTCTTCGGCTGATCCTTCAAGCAGTAACCAGAATCAACAGTCATTTCCTGAGAGACCTGGCGAACCTCAATGCCAGTACTATATGAGAACAGGGGACTGTAAATTCGGATCATCTTGTCGATATCATCATCCTCGTGACCGGGTTGTTCCCAGTACTGTTCTCAGTCCCAGTGGTCTCCCCTTGCGTCCG GGGATGCAACATTGTGCATTCTACATGCAAAATGGTCATTGCAAGTTTGGGTCAACATGTAAATTTGATCATCCGATGGAGGCATATAGTCCATCAGCATCATCTCTCATCGATATCCCAATTGCTCCCTACACAGTTGGGTCTTTGCTAGCTACTGTGGCTCCTTCATCCTCTTCTTCAGAGCTTCGACCTGAATTGATTTCAGGTTCTTATCCAACCAGAATGCCTTCTTCTGGGAATACCAGTAGTTCAGttggtttaattttttctcaaactGGGCCAGTTTCACTATCTGAAGTGCAACATTCAAGTCAAATTTCTTCCCCTTTAAGCGGTGGCAGAAGCACAAGACAAGGTGGTGAGGTTCGTCGTTCAAGCTAA
- the LOC126709856 gene encoding uncharacterized protein LOC126709856, with protein sequence MPISISRIGNSLPFSKLIRQLEQEMETVVKVLQPGPLGIIEHKFSAEEIREADATVHRAVENWQRNAKLEPKNHILKDFVHK encoded by the exons ATGCCGATATCTATTTCTCGTATCGGAAACTCTTTACCCTTTTCCAAGCTCATCAG GCAGCTGGAGCAAGAGATGGAAACTGTGGTAAAGGTTTTGCAGCCTGGACCTTTGGGAATTATAGAACACAAGTTCTCTGCTGAGGAGATACGGGAGGCAGATGCTACAGTTCATAGAGCAGTAGAGAATTGGCAAAGGAATGCAAAGCTAGAACCAAAAAACCATATCTTAAAAGATTTCGTGCATAAGTGA
- the LOC126709161 gene encoding BTB/POZ domain-containing protein At1g03010 isoform X1 has protein sequence MGVVTVGELKPSISGKRSFRPSSSIRHATEWPISDVSSDLTVEVGASSFALHKFPLVSRSGRIRKLLLEAKESKVTRINVLAVPGGPEAFELAAKFCYGVNVEITLSNVAMLRCTAHFLEMTEEFSDKNLESRTEAYLKEMVLPNISSSITVLHRCESLLPIAEEVNLVSRLINAIASNACKEQLTSGLLKLDHNFPAKTIPNMEPETPADWWGKSLAMLNLDFFQRVLTAVKSKGLKQDMICKILINYAHNSLQGLVAKDPHLVKGSLLDLELQKKQRVIVEAIISLLPTQSRKSQVPMAFLSSLLKTAIAASASTSCRSDLERRIGLQLDQAILEDILIPANSHGNNHSTLYDADSIVRIFSIFLNLDEDDDEDNNHLRDESEMVYDFDSPGSPKQSSILKVSKLLDNYLAEVALDSNLTPTKFIALAELLPDHARVVSDGLYRAVDIFLKVHPNMKDPERYRLCKTIDCQKLSQEACSHAAQNERLPVQMAVQVLYFEQIRLRNAMNGGHNQFFFGTINGQFPQRSGSGAGSGAISPRDNYASVRRENRELKLEVARMRMRLTDLEKDHVSMKQELVKTHPANKLFKSFTKKLSKLNSLFRINSIKPIGGKANSESRFPFQKRRRHSVS, from the exons ATGGGTGTTGTTACTGTTGGTGAATTGAAGCCAAGCATATCAGGAAAGAGGTCATTTCGTCCAAGTTCCAGTATAAGGCATGCCACAGAATG GCCAATATCTGATGTTTCTAGCGATCTTACTGTCGAAGTGGGAGCCTCAAGCTTCGCACTTCATAAG TTCCCCCTAGTTTCTCGGAGTGGAAGAATACGAAAATTGTTGTTGGAAGCAAAAGAATCAAAAGTTACACGCATAAATGTCCTTGCTGTTCCTGGTGGACCAGAGGCATTTGAGCTAGCTGCAAAGTTTTGTTATGGAGTAAATGTTGAGATTACACTCTCAAATGTGGCTATGCTACGTTGTACAGCTCATTTCCTGGAAATGACTGAGGAGTTTTCAGACAAAAACCTGGAAAGTCGAACTGAGGCATATCTAAAGGAGATGGTGCTCCCAAATATATCAAGCTCAATAACTGTTCTTCACCGATGTGAAAGCCTATTGCCTATAGCAGAAGAGGTCAACCTAGTTAGCAGGCTTATCAATGCAATTGCAAGTAATGCATGCAAAGAGCAGCTTACCTCTGGATTATTAAAGCTTGACCATAACTTCCCTGCAAAAACTATACCAAACATGGAACCAGAAACTCCGGCAGACTGGTGGGGAAAATCACTCGCAATGCTTAATCTTGATTTCTTCCAACGGGTTCTGACTGCAGTAAAATCCAAGGGTCTAAAACAGGATATGATTTGCAAAATTTTGATAAACTATGCCCATAATTCTCTTCAAGGACTTGTTGCCAAGGACCCCCACCTGGTCAAAGGAAGTCTCTTGGATTTGGAATTGCAGAAGAAGCAAAGAGTCATTGTTGAAGCAATAATTAGCTTACTACCAACACAATCAAGGAAGAGTCAAGTTCCAATGGcatttctttcaagtttgttgaAAACAGCAATAGCAGCATCAGCATCTACTTCCTGCAGATCGGATTTGGAGAGGCGAATTGGTCTGCAACTGGACCAGGCAATTCTTGAAGACATCCTAATTCCTGCAAATTCACATGGAAATAACCACAGCACACTTTATGATGCAGATTCAATTGTGAGgatattctctatttttctgaacTTGGATGAGGATGACGATGAAGATAATAATCACTTGAGGGATGAAAGTGAAATGGTATATGATTTTGACAGCCCTGGATCTCCTAAACAGAGTTCAATTCTCAAGGTATCAAAGTTATTGGACAATTATCTTGCTGAAGTTGCACTAGACTCAAACTTGACACCGACAAAGTTCATAGCACTGGCAGAACTGCTTCCAGATCATGCACGTGTAGTTAGTGATGGATTGTACAGAGCTGTGGATATCTTCCTAAAA GTTCATCCAAATATGAAGGACCCTGAACGCTACAGACTTTGTAAAACAATTGACTGCCAGAAACTATCCCAAGAAGCTTGCAGTCATGCAGCACAAAATGAAAGGTTACCAGTGCAAATGGCGGTCCAAGTCCTTTACTTTGAGCAAATCAGGCTTCGGAATGCTATGAATGGGGGTCATAACCAATTCTTCTTTGGCACAATCAATGGTCAATTCCCACAACGTTCAGGCAGTGGTGCCGGAAGTGGAGCCATCTCACCAAGAGACAATTATGCATCAGTGAGAAGAGAGAACCGAGAGTTGAAGCTTGAAGTTGCAAGAATGAGAATGAGGCTAACGGACTTAGAGAAGGATCATGTGTCTATGAAACAGGAGCTTGTAAAAACCCATCCTGCCAACAAGCTATTTAAATCATTCACCAAAAAATTAAGCAAGCTCAATTCCTTGTTTCGGATTAATAGCATTAAGCCTATAGGAGGTAAGGCTAACTCAGAGAGTCGATTTCCATTTCAGAAGAGAAGGCGTCACTCAGTTTCCTGA
- the LOC126709161 gene encoding BTB/POZ domain-containing protein At1g03010 isoform X2 translates to MGMEVYGRRSSCKVSKLLALTTMPISDVSSDLTVEVGASSFALHKFPLVSRSGRIRKLLLEAKESKVTRINVLAVPGGPEAFELAAKFCYGVNVEITLSNVAMLRCTAHFLEMTEEFSDKNLESRTEAYLKEMVLPNISSSITVLHRCESLLPIAEEVNLVSRLINAIASNACKEQLTSGLLKLDHNFPAKTIPNMEPETPADWWGKSLAMLNLDFFQRVLTAVKSKGLKQDMICKILINYAHNSLQGLVAKDPHLVKGSLLDLELQKKQRVIVEAIISLLPTQSRKSQVPMAFLSSLLKTAIAASASTSCRSDLERRIGLQLDQAILEDILIPANSHGNNHSTLYDADSIVRIFSIFLNLDEDDDEDNNHLRDESEMVYDFDSPGSPKQSSILKVSKLLDNYLAEVALDSNLTPTKFIALAELLPDHARVVSDGLYRAVDIFLKVHPNMKDPERYRLCKTIDCQKLSQEACSHAAQNERLPVQMAVQVLYFEQIRLRNAMNGGHNQFFFGTINGQFPQRSGSGAGSGAISPRDNYASVRRENRELKLEVARMRMRLTDLEKDHVSMKQELVKTHPANKLFKSFTKKLSKLNSLFRINSIKPIGGKANSESRFPFQKRRRHSVS, encoded by the exons ATGGGAATGGAAGTTTATGGTAGGAGAAGCTCCTGCAAGGTTTCTAAATTATTAGCACTAACAACAAT GCCAATATCTGATGTTTCTAGCGATCTTACTGTCGAAGTGGGAGCCTCAAGCTTCGCACTTCATAAG TTCCCCCTAGTTTCTCGGAGTGGAAGAATACGAAAATTGTTGTTGGAAGCAAAAGAATCAAAAGTTACACGCATAAATGTCCTTGCTGTTCCTGGTGGACCAGAGGCATTTGAGCTAGCTGCAAAGTTTTGTTATGGAGTAAATGTTGAGATTACACTCTCAAATGTGGCTATGCTACGTTGTACAGCTCATTTCCTGGAAATGACTGAGGAGTTTTCAGACAAAAACCTGGAAAGTCGAACTGAGGCATATCTAAAGGAGATGGTGCTCCCAAATATATCAAGCTCAATAACTGTTCTTCACCGATGTGAAAGCCTATTGCCTATAGCAGAAGAGGTCAACCTAGTTAGCAGGCTTATCAATGCAATTGCAAGTAATGCATGCAAAGAGCAGCTTACCTCTGGATTATTAAAGCTTGACCATAACTTCCCTGCAAAAACTATACCAAACATGGAACCAGAAACTCCGGCAGACTGGTGGGGAAAATCACTCGCAATGCTTAATCTTGATTTCTTCCAACGGGTTCTGACTGCAGTAAAATCCAAGGGTCTAAAACAGGATATGATTTGCAAAATTTTGATAAACTATGCCCATAATTCTCTTCAAGGACTTGTTGCCAAGGACCCCCACCTGGTCAAAGGAAGTCTCTTGGATTTGGAATTGCAGAAGAAGCAAAGAGTCATTGTTGAAGCAATAATTAGCTTACTACCAACACAATCAAGGAAGAGTCAAGTTCCAATGGcatttctttcaagtttgttgaAAACAGCAATAGCAGCATCAGCATCTACTTCCTGCAGATCGGATTTGGAGAGGCGAATTGGTCTGCAACTGGACCAGGCAATTCTTGAAGACATCCTAATTCCTGCAAATTCACATGGAAATAACCACAGCACACTTTATGATGCAGATTCAATTGTGAGgatattctctatttttctgaacTTGGATGAGGATGACGATGAAGATAATAATCACTTGAGGGATGAAAGTGAAATGGTATATGATTTTGACAGCCCTGGATCTCCTAAACAGAGTTCAATTCTCAAGGTATCAAAGTTATTGGACAATTATCTTGCTGAAGTTGCACTAGACTCAAACTTGACACCGACAAAGTTCATAGCACTGGCAGAACTGCTTCCAGATCATGCACGTGTAGTTAGTGATGGATTGTACAGAGCTGTGGATATCTTCCTAAAA GTTCATCCAAATATGAAGGACCCTGAACGCTACAGACTTTGTAAAACAATTGACTGCCAGAAACTATCCCAAGAAGCTTGCAGTCATGCAGCACAAAATGAAAGGTTACCAGTGCAAATGGCGGTCCAAGTCCTTTACTTTGAGCAAATCAGGCTTCGGAATGCTATGAATGGGGGTCATAACCAATTCTTCTTTGGCACAATCAATGGTCAATTCCCACAACGTTCAGGCAGTGGTGCCGGAAGTGGAGCCATCTCACCAAGAGACAATTATGCATCAGTGAGAAGAGAGAACCGAGAGTTGAAGCTTGAAGTTGCAAGAATGAGAATGAGGCTAACGGACTTAGAGAAGGATCATGTGTCTATGAAACAGGAGCTTGTAAAAACCCATCCTGCCAACAAGCTATTTAAATCATTCACCAAAAAATTAAGCAAGCTCAATTCCTTGTTTCGGATTAATAGCATTAAGCCTATAGGAGGTAAGGCTAACTCAGAGAGTCGATTTCCATTTCAGAAGAGAAGGCGTCACTCAGTTTCCTGA
- the LOC126709161 gene encoding BTB/POZ domain-containing protein At1g03010 isoform X3, with translation MKMDHTVLKLRPISDVSSDLTVEVGASSFALHKFPLVSRSGRIRKLLLEAKESKVTRINVLAVPGGPEAFELAAKFCYGVNVEITLSNVAMLRCTAHFLEMTEEFSDKNLESRTEAYLKEMVLPNISSSITVLHRCESLLPIAEEVNLVSRLINAIASNACKEQLTSGLLKLDHNFPAKTIPNMEPETPADWWGKSLAMLNLDFFQRVLTAVKSKGLKQDMICKILINYAHNSLQGLVAKDPHLVKGSLLDLELQKKQRVIVEAIISLLPTQSRKSQVPMAFLSSLLKTAIAASASTSCRSDLERRIGLQLDQAILEDILIPANSHGNNHSTLYDADSIVRIFSIFLNLDEDDDEDNNHLRDESEMVYDFDSPGSPKQSSILKVSKLLDNYLAEVALDSNLTPTKFIALAELLPDHARVVSDGLYRAVDIFLKVHPNMKDPERYRLCKTIDCQKLSQEACSHAAQNERLPVQMAVQVLYFEQIRLRNAMNGGHNQFFFGTINGQFPQRSGSGAGSGAISPRDNYASVRRENRELKLEVARMRMRLTDLEKDHVSMKQELVKTHPANKLFKSFTKKLSKLNSLFRINSIKPIGGKANSESRFPFQKRRRHSVS, from the exons ATGAAGATGGATCACACAGTCCTTAAGTTAAG GCCAATATCTGATGTTTCTAGCGATCTTACTGTCGAAGTGGGAGCCTCAAGCTTCGCACTTCATAAG TTCCCCCTAGTTTCTCGGAGTGGAAGAATACGAAAATTGTTGTTGGAAGCAAAAGAATCAAAAGTTACACGCATAAATGTCCTTGCTGTTCCTGGTGGACCAGAGGCATTTGAGCTAGCTGCAAAGTTTTGTTATGGAGTAAATGTTGAGATTACACTCTCAAATGTGGCTATGCTACGTTGTACAGCTCATTTCCTGGAAATGACTGAGGAGTTTTCAGACAAAAACCTGGAAAGTCGAACTGAGGCATATCTAAAGGAGATGGTGCTCCCAAATATATCAAGCTCAATAACTGTTCTTCACCGATGTGAAAGCCTATTGCCTATAGCAGAAGAGGTCAACCTAGTTAGCAGGCTTATCAATGCAATTGCAAGTAATGCATGCAAAGAGCAGCTTACCTCTGGATTATTAAAGCTTGACCATAACTTCCCTGCAAAAACTATACCAAACATGGAACCAGAAACTCCGGCAGACTGGTGGGGAAAATCACTCGCAATGCTTAATCTTGATTTCTTCCAACGGGTTCTGACTGCAGTAAAATCCAAGGGTCTAAAACAGGATATGATTTGCAAAATTTTGATAAACTATGCCCATAATTCTCTTCAAGGACTTGTTGCCAAGGACCCCCACCTGGTCAAAGGAAGTCTCTTGGATTTGGAATTGCAGAAGAAGCAAAGAGTCATTGTTGAAGCAATAATTAGCTTACTACCAACACAATCAAGGAAGAGTCAAGTTCCAATGGcatttctttcaagtttgttgaAAACAGCAATAGCAGCATCAGCATCTACTTCCTGCAGATCGGATTTGGAGAGGCGAATTGGTCTGCAACTGGACCAGGCAATTCTTGAAGACATCCTAATTCCTGCAAATTCACATGGAAATAACCACAGCACACTTTATGATGCAGATTCAATTGTGAGgatattctctatttttctgaacTTGGATGAGGATGACGATGAAGATAATAATCACTTGAGGGATGAAAGTGAAATGGTATATGATTTTGACAGCCCTGGATCTCCTAAACAGAGTTCAATTCTCAAGGTATCAAAGTTATTGGACAATTATCTTGCTGAAGTTGCACTAGACTCAAACTTGACACCGACAAAGTTCATAGCACTGGCAGAACTGCTTCCAGATCATGCACGTGTAGTTAGTGATGGATTGTACAGAGCTGTGGATATCTTCCTAAAA GTTCATCCAAATATGAAGGACCCTGAACGCTACAGACTTTGTAAAACAATTGACTGCCAGAAACTATCCCAAGAAGCTTGCAGTCATGCAGCACAAAATGAAAGGTTACCAGTGCAAATGGCGGTCCAAGTCCTTTACTTTGAGCAAATCAGGCTTCGGAATGCTATGAATGGGGGTCATAACCAATTCTTCTTTGGCACAATCAATGGTCAATTCCCACAACGTTCAGGCAGTGGTGCCGGAAGTGGAGCCATCTCACCAAGAGACAATTATGCATCAGTGAGAAGAGAGAACCGAGAGTTGAAGCTTGAAGTTGCAAGAATGAGAATGAGGCTAACGGACTTAGAGAAGGATCATGTGTCTATGAAACAGGAGCTTGTAAAAACCCATCCTGCCAACAAGCTATTTAAATCATTCACCAAAAAATTAAGCAAGCTCAATTCCTTGTTTCGGATTAATAGCATTAAGCCTATAGGAGGTAAGGCTAACTCAGAGAGTCGATTTCCATTTCAGAAGAGAAGGCGTCACTCAGTTTCCTGA